In Actinomycetota bacterium, one DNA window encodes the following:
- a CDS encoding glutathione-dependent formaldehyde dehydrogenase: TVRDLTDGRGPDAVIDAVGMEAHGSPVGKLAHQMASLLPDALAAKMIETAGVDRLNAFHLAIELVRRGGTISLAGVYGGMADPLPMLTLFDKQLQLRMGQANVRRWVGDILPLLTDDDPLGVDTFATHHLPLADAPRGYEIFQKKQDGAVKILLQP; the protein is encoded by the coding sequence AGACCGTCCGCGACCTCACCGACGGCCGCGGCCCCGACGCGGTGATCGACGCCGTCGGCATGGAGGCCCACGGGTCGCCGGTCGGCAAGCTGGCCCACCAGATGGCCTCGCTGCTGCCCGACGCCCTTGCCGCCAAGATGATCGAGACGGCCGGCGTCGACCGCCTCAACGCCTTCCACCTGGCCATCGAGCTGGTCCGCCGGGGCGGGACGATCTCGCTGGCCGGCGTCTACGGCGGCATGGCCGACCCGCTACCCATGCTCACCCTGTTCGACAAGCAGCTCCAGCTCCGCATGGGCCAGGCCAACGTCCGCCGCTGGGTCGGCGACATCCTCCCCCTGCTCACCGACGACGACCCCCTCGGGGTCGACACCTTCGCCACCCACCACCTCCCCCTGGCCGACGCCCCCAGGGGCTACGAGATCTTCCAGAAGAAGCAGGACGGCGCCGTCAAGATCCTGCTGCAGCCGTGA